The Candidatus Rokuibacteriota bacterium genome window below encodes:
- a CDS encoding diaminopimelate decarboxylase: protein MSGTRAPGWPEGLTDKIAAEVRERFGTPCYVYDRAALEAAVRRALAFPAPYGFTLRYAMKANPSHGILALFRDLGLHVDASSDFEVERALRAGFQPERVQLTSQMPSRRLAEHLRRGILFNACSLHQLEEFGRVAPGGEVSVRMNPGLGSGSTKRTNTGGPASSFGIWHEYLGEVKALAARYRLRITRLHTHIGSGTDPEVWKRAARMTLDIAAQLADVGTVNLGGGFKVGRMPEEPSVDLVDVGAHVRLELEGFRERDGRALRLELEPGTLLVANAGAIVASCIDVVDTGGDGYLFAKLDAGMSEVARPSLYGAQHPIDVLAEGREQAAVVFVGPCCESGDILTPAPSDPEALAPRWVPRPRIGDLVIIGGAGAYCAAMATINYNSYPQAPEVMLEPDGSLRLLRRRQDPDQVWQNEV from the coding sequence ATGAGCGGCACACGGGCGCCCGGCTGGCCCGAGGGGCTCACCGACAAGATCGCCGCAGAGGTGCGCGAGCGCTTCGGCACGCCCTGCTACGTCTACGACCGGGCCGCGCTCGAGGCGGCGGTCCGCCGGGCGCTGGCGTTCCCCGCGCCCTACGGCTTCACGCTGCGCTACGCGATGAAGGCCAACCCGAGCCACGGCATCCTGGCGCTCTTCCGCGACCTGGGCCTGCACGTGGATGCGTCGAGCGATTTCGAGGTCGAGCGGGCGCTCCGAGCCGGATTCCAGCCGGAGCGCGTCCAGCTGACCTCCCAGATGCCCTCGCGGCGGCTCGCGGAGCACCTGCGCCGCGGGATCCTCTTCAACGCCTGCTCGCTCCACCAGCTGGAGGAGTTCGGGCGCGTCGCGCCGGGCGGGGAGGTGTCCGTCAGGATGAACCCCGGCCTGGGCTCCGGATCCACCAAGCGCACCAACACGGGCGGGCCGGCCTCGAGCTTCGGCATCTGGCACGAGTACCTGGGCGAGGTCAAGGCGCTGGCCGCGCGCTACCGCCTCAGGATCACACGGCTGCACACCCACATCGGCTCGGGGACGGACCCGGAGGTCTGGAAGCGCGCGGCGCGGATGACGCTCGACATTGCGGCACAGCTCGCCGACGTCGGAACCGTCAACTTGGGCGGCGGCTTCAAGGTCGGGCGCATGCCGGAGGAGCCGAGCGTGGACCTGGTCGACGTCGGCGCGCACGTCCGCCTCGAGCTCGAGGGCTTCCGCGAGCGCGACGGGCGGGCTCTGCGCCTCGAGCTCGAGCCCGGCACGCTCCTCGTGGCCAATGCCGGCGCCATCGTCGCCTCGTGCATCGACGTCGTGGACACGGGCGGCGACGGCTACCTTTTCGCGAAGCTCGACGCGGGCATGTCGGAGGTGGCGCGCCCGTCGCTCTACGGCGCGCAGCACCCGATCGACGTCCTGGCGGAAGGGCGGGAGCAGGCGGCGGTGGTATTCGTCGGGCCCTGCTGCGAGTCCGGCGACATTCTCACGCCCGCGCCGAGCGACCCCGAGGCGCTGGCGCCGCGCTGGGTGCCGCGCCCCCGGATCGGCGACCTCGTCATCATCGGCGGCGCCGGCGCGTACTGCGCCGCCATGGCCACCATCAACTATAACTCCTACCCGCAGGCCCCCGAAGTCATGCTCGAGCCCGACGGTTCGCTGCGGCTTCTCCGCCGCCGCCAGGACCCCGACCAAGTCTGGCAGAACGAAGTCTAG
- a CDS encoding lysophospholipid acyltransferase family protein, which yields MAPGDESSTLGILPGAAGLPAARPSAPRFPPLYRFLRGACAPMLRSMFGLEVTGLEHVPTEGPFILASNHHNYLDAVVLGVAVPRPINFLVMPRVYHASPLHPPFHRWLGSIPINLERPDSGAIKRALRVLEDGGVVGIFPEGPFSREGRLVSGQPGVAMIALRSGVPVVPAALSGTYEALAGRRFYIPRSHPLAVRFGQPLHFHQTRRRRANQANREEITRRLMSHIAALLDADGPPAAQRGEAGAS from the coding sequence ATGGCGCCGGGCGACGAGTCGAGCACTCTCGGGATCCTGCCGGGGGCGGCGGGACTACCCGCCGCTCGTCCGAGCGCGCCGCGCTTCCCTCCGCTCTACCGGTTCCTGCGCGGCGCCTGCGCGCCCATGCTGCGCTCGATGTTCGGCCTCGAGGTGACGGGGCTCGAGCACGTGCCCACCGAGGGCCCTTTCATCCTGGCGTCCAACCACCACAACTACCTCGACGCCGTCGTGCTGGGCGTCGCGGTGCCGCGGCCCATCAACTTCCTCGTCATGCCGCGCGTCTACCACGCGAGCCCGCTGCACCCGCCGTTCCATCGCTGGCTGGGCTCTATCCCCATCAACCTGGAGCGCCCCGACTCGGGCGCCATCAAGCGCGCCCTCCGCGTCCTCGAGGACGGCGGCGTCGTCGGGATCTTCCCCGAGGGGCCGTTCAGCCGCGAGGGGCGGCTCGTATCGGGGCAGCCGGGCGTCGCCATGATCGCGCTGCGCTCGGGAGTGCCCGTCGTGCCCGCGGCGCTCAGCGGCACCTACGAGGCGCTGGCCGGTCGCCGGTTCTACATCCCGCGCAGCCACCCGCTCGCCGTCCGCTTCGGCCAGCCGCTGCACTTCCACCAGACGCGCCGCCGCCGCGCGAACCAGGCCAATCGCGAGGAAATCACGCGGCGGCTCATGAGCCACATCGCCGCGCTGCTCGACGCCGACGGGCCCCCGGCGGCCCAGCGCGGCGAGGCCGGCGCTTCGTGA
- a CDS encoding DNA-directed RNA polymerase subunit alpha, whose translation MPQLVLPVRHEWLARERTHGQIAVEPFEPGFALTVGNAYRRVLLSSIPGAVPTWAKIEGVLHEFSHLQGVNEDTLDIIMNLRKLVFAVSVNRPKLLRLKVQGPRTVTARDFEPDADVEILTPDIVLASLDKDGALEMELCVERGRGYQAAERREPEALPINAILIDSDFSPVKRVNFHVEPSKQEPGLERLVLEVWTNGSVTPEMAVGEAARILEDQFDLLTDFPQSPTPETEPGEPGLETAPRVELNEHLFRNVDELELSVRASNCLKTASIRTIADLVQKTESELLKTKNFGKKSLNEIKTILGEMGLSLGMRLDPEELERLRTQYERSFES comes from the coding sequence ATGCCGCAGCTGGTGCTTCCTGTCCGCCACGAGTGGCTCGCCCGCGAGCGTACCCACGGTCAGATCGCCGTCGAGCCCTTCGAGCCGGGCTTCGCCCTCACGGTGGGCAATGCCTACCGTCGCGTGCTCCTGTCTTCGATTCCGGGCGCCGTGCCCACCTGGGCGAAGATCGAGGGCGTGCTCCACGAGTTCTCGCATTTGCAGGGCGTCAACGAAGACACGCTCGACATCATCATGAACCTGCGCAAGCTGGTCTTCGCCGTCAGCGTGAACCGGCCGAAGCTCTTGCGGCTCAAGGTCCAGGGCCCGCGCACGGTCACCGCGCGCGATTTCGAGCCCGACGCCGACGTCGAGATCCTGACCCCCGACATCGTACTGGCCAGCCTCGACAAGGACGGCGCCCTCGAGATGGAGCTGTGCGTGGAGCGCGGCCGCGGCTACCAGGCCGCCGAGCGGCGCGAGCCCGAGGCTCTCCCGATCAACGCGATTCTCATCGACTCGGATTTCTCCCCCGTCAAGCGGGTGAACTTCCATGTCGAGCCGTCGAAGCAGGAGCCGGGGCTCGAGCGTCTGGTGCTCGAGGTCTGGACCAACGGCAGCGTCACCCCCGAGATGGCGGTCGGCGAGGCCGCGCGTATCCTCGAGGACCAGTTCGACCTGCTGACGGACTTCCCGCAGAGCCCGACGCCCGAGACCGAACCCGGCGAGCCGGGGCTCGAGACCGCGCCCCGGGTCGAGCTCAACGAGCACCTCTTCCGCAACGTGGACGAGCTCGAGCTGTCCGTTCGCGCGTCCAACTGCCTCAAGACCGCCAGCATCCGGACTATCGCCGACCTGGTGCAGAAGACCGAGTCGGAGCTGCTCAAGACCAAGAACTTCGGCAAGAAGTCGTTGAACGAGATCAAGACCATCCTGGGAGAGATGGGGCTTTCCCTGGGCATGCGTCTCGATCCTGAGGAGCTGGAGCGGCTGCGCACCCAGTACGAGCGCAGCTTCGAGAGCTAA
- the argH gene encoding argininosuccinate lyase — protein sequence MTDAGSPPGSGKPWGGRFEAGADPEAEAFTSSLAFDRRLWPHDIRGSAAWARALERAGLIDGGERAAIDKGLEAVRAELESGRFGFRRELEDIHMNIERRLTEIAGAVGGKLHTGRSRNDQIALDERLYLRDVLGGLDAALAAAQSALLDQAERHREAAMPGYTHLQRAQPVLLAHHLLAYVCMLDRDRERFADCGRRVNVLPLGSAALAGAAFAIDRAALARDLGFAAPSSNSMDAVADRDYVLEFLAAAAVLGMHCSRLAADLTLWATAEFGFVEFSDAFATGSSIMPQKKNPDVAELIRGKTGRLYGNLVAVLTTMKGLPLTYNSDMQEDKEPLFDTVDTLEAVLRVLPPMLASLTFRVDRMREAAGAFYSTATDLADYLVRKGLPFREAHEIVGRTVRHGIAKGKELGELSLEELRSFSPLIDKDVHAALTVEASLRARAVTGGTAPEAVARELAHARKRIAKGPQP from the coding sequence GTGACCGACGCGGGCAGCCCCCCGGGCTCGGGCAAGCCCTGGGGCGGCCGCTTCGAGGCCGGCGCAGACCCCGAGGCTGAAGCCTTCACGTCTTCCCTTGCCTTCGACCGGCGGCTCTGGCCCCACGACATCCGCGGCAGCGCCGCGTGGGCCCGCGCGCTCGAGCGCGCGGGGCTCATCGACGGCGGGGAGCGCGCGGCCATCGACAAGGGCCTCGAGGCCGTGCGCGCGGAGCTCGAGAGCGGCCGGTTCGGCTTCCGCCGGGAGCTCGAAGACATCCACATGAATATCGAGCGCCGCCTCACCGAGATCGCGGGCGCCGTGGGCGGGAAGCTTCACACGGGGCGCTCGCGCAACGACCAGATCGCCCTCGACGAGCGCCTCTACCTCCGGGACGTGCTCGGCGGCCTCGACGCGGCGCTGGCGGCCGCGCAGTCGGCGCTCCTCGACCAGGCCGAGCGGCACCGCGAGGCCGCCATGCCCGGCTACACGCACCTCCAGCGGGCCCAGCCGGTGCTGCTCGCCCACCACCTCCTCGCGTACGTCTGCATGCTCGACCGGGACCGCGAGCGCTTCGCCGACTGCGGCCGGCGCGTCAACGTCCTGCCGCTGGGCTCGGCGGCGCTGGCCGGCGCGGCCTTCGCCATCGACCGCGCGGCCCTCGCCCGCGACCTTGGCTTCGCCGCGCCCAGCTCCAACAGCATGGATGCCGTGGCCGACCGGGACTACGTCCTCGAGTTCCTGGCGGCGGCGGCCGTGCTCGGCATGCACTGCTCGCGGCTCGCGGCCGACCTGACGCTCTGGGCCACCGCCGAGTTCGGCTTCGTCGAGTTCTCGGACGCCTTCGCGACGGGCTCGTCGATCATGCCGCAGAAGAAGAACCCGGACGTGGCCGAGCTGATCCGCGGCAAGACGGGCCGCCTCTACGGCAATCTTGTGGCCGTGCTGACCACGATGAAAGGGCTGCCGCTGACCTACAACTCCGACATGCAGGAGGACAAGGAGCCCTTGTTCGACACGGTGGACACGCTCGAGGCGGTGCTCCGCGTGCTGCCGCCCATGCTCGCAAGCCTGACCTTCCGGGTCGACCGCATGCGGGAAGCAGCCGGCGCCTTCTACTCCACGGCGACGGACCTCGCCGACTACCTCGTGCGCAAGGGCCTGCCGTTCCGCGAGGCTCATGAGATCGTGGGACGCACCGTCCGGCACGGCATCGCCAAGGGCAAGGAGCTCGGCGAGCTCTCGCTCGAGGAGCTCCGGTCGTTCTCCCCGCTGATCGACAAGGACGTCCATGCGGCGCTGACCGTCGAGGCCTCGTTGAGAGCGCGCGCGGTCACGGGTGGCACGGCGCCCGAGGCCGTCGCCCGCGAGCTCGCCCACGCGCGAAAGCGGATCGCCAAGGGTCCCCAGCCGTGA
- a CDS encoding fibronectin type III domain-containing protein, with the protein MIYPSRRAVVTVGLVVAALAIVGCGKKGPIVAPERRLPLPPDAMHAVVAERAIVVSWSNPRVRADGTRLRDVAVVRLFRREEAADAAPKPAMLSGDRVVGYEEIARIPLDVTPPAGVQVQGGTVSVTDTAGLSYGRRYVYVTTAEDGTGRSSPPSERLVVTLLAGPASPPGLDAQAGDKEVRLKWEAPGSFLDGMPASGELRYVVLRAAGDGALAPITPESITGTTFTDKGLENETAYRYAVQAVRVDPAGAARGAASTAVAATPVDTTPPSAPTRLIGIPASGSVRLAWNASPEEDVALYAVYRAEGAGAFLRIATTQRITTVYTDRDVQSGRTYRFAVTALDRARQANESARSNEVSVTVP; encoded by the coding sequence GTGATCTACCCGTCGCGGCGCGCGGTCGTGACCGTCGGCCTCGTAGTCGCGGCCCTTGCCATCGTCGGCTGCGGCAAGAAGGGCCCGATCGTGGCGCCGGAGCGGCGCCTGCCCCTGCCGCCCGACGCCATGCACGCCGTTGTCGCGGAGCGCGCCATCGTGGTCAGCTGGAGCAACCCGCGCGTCCGAGCCGACGGCACGCGACTGCGCGACGTGGCCGTCGTGCGCTTGTTCAGGCGCGAAGAGGCCGCGGACGCGGCGCCCAAGCCGGCCATGCTCTCGGGCGATCGCGTGGTCGGCTACGAAGAGATCGCGCGCATCCCCCTTGACGTCACTCCACCCGCCGGCGTCCAGGTCCAGGGCGGGACGGTGAGCGTGACCGACACCGCGGGGCTCAGCTACGGGCGCCGCTACGTCTACGTGACAACGGCCGAGGATGGCACCGGGCGGTCGAGCCCGCCGTCGGAGCGCCTCGTCGTGACCCTCCTCGCGGGGCCGGCGTCGCCGCCCGGTCTGGACGCGCAGGCCGGAGACAAGGAGGTCCGGCTGAAGTGGGAAGCTCCGGGCTCCTTCCTCGACGGGATGCCGGCGTCGGGCGAGCTTCGCTACGTGGTGCTCCGTGCGGCGGGCGACGGCGCCCTCGCGCCCATCACACCAGAGTCCATCACGGGCACCACCTTCACGGATAAGGGCCTCGAGAACGAGACCGCCTATCGCTACGCGGTCCAGGCCGTACGCGTGGATCCGGCGGGCGCGGCGCGGGGTGCTGCCTCGACGGCGGTCGCCGCCACACCGGTGGACACGACGCCGCCCTCGGCGCCCACGCGGCTGATCGGCATTCCTGCTTCGGGAAGCGTGAGGCTCGCGTGGAATGCGAGCCCGGAGGAGGACGTGGCGCTCTACGCGGTGTACCGCGCCGAAGGTGCCGGCGCATTCCTTCGCATCGCCACGACCCAGAGGATCACAACGGTGTACACGGATCGCGACGTGCAGTCCGGCCGGACCTACCGCTTCGCCGTCACCGCGCTCGACCGTGCTCGGCAGGCCAACGAGAGCGCGCGCTCCAACGAAGTCTCCGTCACCGTCCCCTAG
- the mltG gene encoding endolytic transglycosylase MltG, with protein MMERPRVLKTSTDAPTGPGRTVRGFLYAALALLAVFACLQVWWMTTAAYGVTKGPRIVEIPPHQGLLDIARRLDEAGVIRSPFGFALLALVHGSARSLKAGEYEIPQGANTFAVLGLLDGGKVLKHTVLLREGFTLAELAHAVEAEGLARADDVLRVGRDPLFLRTLEVPATSVEGYLFPDSYQFVKGVPPEEMLARMVAKMRSHLTPDILKAAEARGLNAHQLLTLASIIEREGVERSELPLISAVFWNRLKRDMPLQADPTVQYAVGKGRQALTRADLQVDHPFNTYRRVGLPPGPIANPGLPAIQAAAHPARVNYFYFVALGDRRHQFSESLAAHNDAVARYRLARPR; from the coding sequence ATGATGGAACGGCCCCGGGTCCTCAAGACCTCGACCGACGCGCCGACCGGCCCGGGGCGGACGGTGCGCGGGTTTCTCTACGCGGCGCTGGCGCTGCTGGCGGTCTTCGCTTGCCTCCAGGTCTGGTGGATGACGACGGCGGCCTACGGCGTGACCAAGGGCCCTCGCATCGTGGAGATCCCGCCGCACCAGGGCCTGCTCGACATCGCCCGGCGCCTCGACGAGGCCGGCGTCATCAGGAGTCCATTCGGCTTCGCGCTTCTGGCTCTCGTGCATGGAAGCGCCAGAAGCCTCAAGGCCGGCGAGTACGAGATACCCCAGGGGGCCAACACCTTCGCCGTGCTGGGGCTCCTCGATGGCGGCAAGGTCCTCAAGCACACGGTCCTCCTGCGCGAAGGCTTCACGCTGGCCGAGCTGGCCCACGCCGTCGAGGCCGAGGGGCTCGCGCGCGCCGACGACGTGCTCCGCGTCGGCCGCGATCCCCTCTTCCTCCGCACGCTCGAGGTCCCGGCCACCTCCGTCGAGGGCTACCTCTTCCCGGACTCCTACCAGTTCGTCAAGGGCGTGCCGCCGGAGGAGATGCTCGCGCGCATGGTGGCGAAGATGCGCTCCCATCTCACGCCGGACATCCTCAAGGCGGCCGAGGCCCGCGGGCTCAACGCGCACCAGCTGCTGACGCTGGCCTCGATCATCGAGCGCGAGGGCGTCGAGCGGAGCGAGCTGCCCCTGATCTCCGCCGTGTTCTGGAACCGGCTCAAGCGGGACATGCCGCTCCAGGCCGACCCGACGGTGCAGTACGCCGTCGGCAAGGGCCGCCAGGCCTTGACGCGCGCCGATCTGCAGGTGGACCACCCGTTCAACACCTACCGGCGCGTCGGGCTTCCCCCAGGCCCGATCGCCAACCCTGGGCTGCCGGCCATACAGGCCGCGGCCCACCCGGCGCGCGTCAACTACTTCTACTTCGTCGCGCTCGGCGACCGCCGCCACCAGTTCTCGGAGAGCCTGGCCGCTCACAACGATGCGGTGGCCCGGTATCGCCTCGCGAGGCCGCGCTGA
- the dapA gene encoding 4-hydroxy-tetrahydrodipicolinate synthase — MFQGSIVALVTPFRGGKVDEPTLRKLVEMHVAQGTDGIVPCGTTGESPTLSHDEHKRVVEIVIEAARGRLHVIAGTGSNATTEAIDLTAHAKKAGATGALVVNPYYNRPTQEGLYRHFRAIAEAVDIPILVYNIAGRTAVNVETDTLVRLVKDCPNIVGVKEASGSLDQMTQVILACGPDFTVLSGDDNITLPLMSVGGRGVISVIANIVPRETAEMTHAALAGDWKLARELHLKLFPLSRAVFIETNPIPVKEAMGMMGMLEPEFRLPMCPMGAANRERLRAVLVQHGLIKG, encoded by the coding sequence ATGTTCCAGGGTTCGATCGTTGCGCTGGTCACGCCGTTTCGCGGCGGCAAGGTCGACGAGCCCACGCTCAGGAAGCTCGTCGAGATGCACGTGGCGCAGGGCACGGACGGCATCGTGCCGTGCGGCACCACGGGCGAGTCGCCGACGCTCAGCCACGACGAGCACAAGCGCGTGGTGGAGATCGTCATCGAGGCGGCGCGCGGCCGGCTCCACGTCATCGCGGGCACCGGCTCCAACGCCACCACCGAGGCGATCGACCTGACCGCGCACGCCAAGAAGGCCGGCGCCACGGGCGCGCTCGTGGTCAACCCGTACTACAACCGGCCGACCCAGGAAGGGCTCTACCGCCATTTCCGCGCCATCGCCGAGGCCGTGGACATCCCGATCCTCGTCTACAACATCGCCGGGCGCACCGCGGTCAACGTCGAGACCGACACGCTCGTGCGCCTGGTCAAGGACTGCCCCAACATCGTCGGCGTCAAGGAGGCCTCGGGCTCGCTCGACCAGATGACCCAGGTCATCCTCGCCTGCGGCCCGGACTTCACCGTGCTCTCCGGCGACGACAACATCACGCTGCCGCTCATGTCGGTCGGCGGCCGCGGCGTCATCTCGGTCATCGCCAACATCGTGCCGCGAGAGACCGCGGAGATGACCCATGCCGCCCTGGCCGGCGACTGGAAGCTCGCCCGCGAGCTGCACCTCAAGCTCTTCCCGCTCTCGCGCGCGGTGTTCATCGAGACCAACCCCATCCCCGTGAAGGAAGCCATGGGCATGATGGGGATGCTCGAGCCGGAGTTCCGACTGCCCATGTGCCCAATGGGCGCGGCCAACCGGGAGCGGCTCCGGGCCGTCCTGGTCCAGCACGGCCTCATCAAGGGCTGA